The nucleotide sequence GCCAAATTGAATCGTAGCTGTTGCATAATCAGGACAAATATCCGCTAACGCATCTACAATTGCTTTTCCTGAGTGGCCACCATGCAACTCATTTAATAATGCCAAACCACGTTCATATACTTCTTTATCAATTTTCATAGGTCACCTATATAAGTTAAAATAAAATTGAATATTGCTTAATCTGCTCTTCCGTTCTTCTCATGTGATTTTGCTTCTGCGGCTGCCTTTTGCGCATTATAATTAGCTGAATAGCTTTGTGCATTTTCAGGTAAGCCATAGCGGTCTAATAACTCTGCTTGGCCCTTAGCATTATAATCTTGTATTCTTTGGTCAACCTGATCGAGTGTTTGACAACCAGTCATTAATGATAGCAAAATTATTATGAAATTTATTCTAACGTATTTTTTCATGTATTATTACTCAGCTCTAATGATTATTAGGAAACTCGCCTATAATAGATCCCAAGCGTATCCTGGAACGCCGCGCAGCGGAGATCCAGGATCAAGCAGATTTTAAAATAATTACCTAGATTAAGCAAAGCTCAATCCAGGATCACTGGTTAATTATAACGTTGGATTAACGATGATATTATCGCCTTGAACAGTACAAACGACTCCATCACCTGATGCAGTTCCATTTATTTCATACCTGATATTACAACCTTCAACGTTCATGCTCATCCCTTTACTTGAATTAACACTTGCCCATTTCAATACCGCTGTTGAATTAGGCTGAACCGTGCCTGATTTTACAGCAGAATGATAAGAAAGCGTTTTCTGTGTTTGATTGTGAATATCGCATTCATAAGTATAAATGGGAGGAAATGCCGCTTGAGCCGCGTTAATCGTTAACACGAGTACTATAGTAGCTGTTAATTTTTTCATGATATTATTCTCCACGAAATAAAGTTTTAATCATTTTTATTGTCTCTGTAGATTTAAAAATTTAGTTAATACCTATTCACAATAATTGAATTTTAAGCGAATCGCGGAGTTAAAGTGCAAAGGAATGTAGTGTTAACTCATACCTCTGCTACTTTAGCTTAGCAATACAGCCTATCATTCAAGCGTGAAAAGTATCGATAAATTGTAGAAAAATTAAGTATTATTGCCCCTGCGGGGCAAAATTAAATGAAAAGAAGGAATAATAAAAACACGAAATGAAAACTTTTTCAGAAGCTGAAGTTTTGTATAATTGATTTTTTGCAATGGTTAATTTTTTCATGAAAGTCAGTATAACAGATTTATAAAATTACGCAATGTAGAGTTTAGATATTGTATTGCGTTATCATTTAGACACTTGAATTTGCAATCCTATCTCTTGCTTGGCAGCAATTCTCGGTGAATATTAACTGTTTGATAATAAAACCTAATTTTGACTCTATAAAAAATATTTTTTTTGTAGTTTTGTAAAGCTAAATTTGAGTAACGATTTTTCTGCGCTATCGCCTGAGGGACTCAATACTAAATTTGCAGGAGTATTTGGGGCGGAAACAGTGTGTGCCAAGGATGATGTCACGCCAACAAATTTAGCCGCAGCAGGAGTAAAAAATCGAAAGGTATTAACGTTATTAGCGCTAAGTATTTTAAATTGTTTCTCATAATTACACTGAGGGTAATTTGGATGTTGTAATCCGCCACCACCCACAAGTATGTAACCGATATTAATTTTTGCCGGCCAAATACCCAATTTCGCTAAGCTTCCTAATACTTTGGGGTAAATTAAAGACGCACTTTCTACATTGTATCCTGAATAACCTAAATTAAAATCCATGACCAATAATATTTTAAGTGCTCCATATTCACGGTATTTTTGAGTAATTACAGCAACTAAATAATCAATAGCTTCTTTTCCACTTGTTTTTAATTTTTCGGGATCTAAAGTTAATAATTCCACAGCAACTGCATTTATTGATAAATTTACCGGCTCAGAAATGGAGCGGCTTATAGAATTTCGCGTTGCGTTTAATTCAGCGCGTTTTTTACCGAGGATTTCTGAGTAACTTTCACTATCATCGCATTCATTTAACAAATTATTGTTTTTTTTAAGCGAAGATTCTGATATTTCTTTTGCGCACATCTCAAGACTTTCCAGAGAAATTAACTGCTCATCCAAATCAATATTACTTTTAGATAAATTTCGTTTTATTTGAGTTAACGGAATGGCTTTAGATTGGTGCAAAGCTGCTATAATGATGGTTTTCATAGTAATTTACAGATTGTTATTGTTCATTTTTTGCGCATCCTAACGTAAAGCAGAGCAAAAGTAAACACTCAAATCATAAAATCAACTACTTGTCTTAAGCATCGTTAACAGTTCTTGTTCTGACAGTAACGTAATCCCTAAGGTTTCCGCTTTAACAAATTTGGAGCCGGCATTTTCTCCCACCACCACATAATCGGTTTTTTTAGAAACTGATCCCGTAACATTGGCCCCTAAACGTTGCAACGCTTCTTTGGCTTGATTGCGATCGAGAGTGTTTAATGTTCCCGTTAATACAAATACTTTATTTTTAAGCGGTTGAGACGCAGTTAATTTTTCTATTTTTGGCCAGGTGATCCCTGCAGTTAATAAAGCTTGAATTAAGTGCTGGTTATTTTTTTCTTGAAAAAAATAAACAATGTGCTGAGCAACAATCGGACCGATATCGGGTACTGCTTGCAACAATTCAGAATTTGCCTTCATGATTGGCTCAAGTTCAGTAAAATGATTCGCAAGTGCAAGGGCGGTGGCCTCGCCCACTTCGCGGATTCCAAGAGCGTATATAAATTTTGGCAGGGTGGTGTGTTTACTTTTTTCAATGGCTTGGACAATATTATGAGCCGATTTTTCCCCCATCCGTTCGAGATTGGCTAATTGAAAAACATTTAAATGATATAAATCTACTACACTGTGAATTAATTTTTCATCGAATAACTGCTCAATTAATTTATCGCCCAAACCGTCAATGTTTAGTGCCTTGCGCGAAGCAAAATGTTTAATGCGTTCGACCACTTGCGCGCGACACAATAATCCTCCTGTGCAACGAGCATGTGCTTCACCTTCAATTCGTTCAATCGTAGAAGCGCATACTGGGCAGCGTGAGGGTAATACTAAGATAGTGCTATTTGCTGGACGTTTTTCTAATATCACACTCACCACTTCAGGGATCACATCACCAGCGCGTCGCACAATCACGGTATCGCCAATTCGCACATCTTTTCGATGTAATTCATCCATATTGTGAAGTGTCGCATTACTAATGGTAGCGCCCCCCACAAATACCGGCTTTAAACGCGCAACGGGGGTTAATACGCCAGTACGTCCCACTTGAAACTCAATATCTTCAACGCATGTAATTTCTTCATGTGCTGGAAATTTATAGGCAATCGCCCAGCGCGGTGCTCGCGAAACTGTGCCTAATATTTTTTGCAAATGAATATCATCCACTTTATACACAATGCCATCGATTTCATAAGGCAAGGAATCACGTTTATTCAATAAATAATCATAGTATTTAAAACAGTCTGTTAATGAATGAGCCATATTAATTTCAGGGCACACTGGCAATCCCCAAGATTTTAATTGTTGTAATAATAAAAATTGCGTCGCCGGCATGGGAAAATTTTCACAAGCACCTAAAGAATAACAATAGATTGATAAAGGACGAGTCGCCGTAACGTTAGGATCTAATTGACGCAAACTGCCTGCCGCCGCATTACGAGGATTAGCAAATATTTTTTCTTCACGCCAACGTGCGCGTTGATTTAATTCTGAAAAACCTCTTTTAGTCATAAAAACTTCACCACGTATTTCAACGCGAGTAGGAATGTGTGAACCACGTAATTGCAGGGGAATGGCGCGAATCGTTTTTAAATTTTGAGTAATTTCTTCGCCAGTATAGCCATCTCCGCGTGTCGCTCCTGCAATTAATTTGCCATTTTCATAAATTAAACTCACAGCTAAACCATCTAATTTAGGTTCGCAGACATAATTAATTGCAGCTTGATTTTTTAATCGATCGCCAAGACGTTTAGCAAATGCTTGCAATTCTTCATCGTTAAAGACATTGCCGAGCGATAACATAGGTTCTTGATGGCTGATTTCACGAAACTGTTTAGCAGGTGTTGCCCCCACGCGCTGAGTCGGTGAATCTGGGGTAATAAATTCTGGATATTGCGTTTCCAGTGCAGTTAATTCTTGCATTAAGCGATCGTAGGCGCTATCTGTGATTGTGGGATCGTCTAAAACATAATAGCGATAATTGTGCTCGTTAATTTCATTGCGTAATGTTTGGATGCGCTCAATCTCGTGTTTATTTTGCATTTTTCAACCTATGAAATAATTGCAAGCATTTTGAGTGTATAATATGTTCTAATTTACGATTCTAATTGTTCGCGCTGAAAATTAATAATCCGCTGTTGATATAACATGATTTGATCGTCTGATAAGAGTTCATGATCAAAAGTGGTAATTTCTGCATCTAATTCTTCTGCTAAATTAATGACTTTATCTAACATAATTTCAAAATCATTTAATGGATCGGGGCTTTTCTGTAAATCAAAAAAGGCGGTCAATCCACGCGATGCTAAATCACCCATGCGATTTAAATCAAAACTGCCTGGTTCATGCGATTGAGCTAAACTAAAAATTTCTCGTCCTTTTCCTTTGGGTTGTTCGTGCAAATGAAAAATATTCATGGCACCAAATCGTAGATTTTGCGCGAGCAGAGTTTGCAATAAATCATAACCGCTAAACGTTTGCTGATCGCGAGGCAACAGATTTAAAACAATAATGTGATCGAGGGAAGTATCGCGTATTTTGGGAGGATTAACGTCAATCACCTCTTCTTGGATAAATTCATCCGCACTCAAGGTGGGTTTAACATCGCCAAAGCCTAATTCTGCCAAGGTAGGATCGGATAATAACGAGGTTTGTTGTGAGGCAGAACTCGGAGGATTGTCATGAGTAGTGTGTTTGATTCGCATCATTTCTGCAAACATTGCTTCGTTTAATTCGGTTTCGCGCTGACGCATTTTACGCCGATAAGTCATCATTAAATACGCAACAACGATAATTAATATTATACACACCATAATTAACACGCCACGAGTCAGCATGGATAAAATTCCTTATGCATTTGCTAATGAAACTGCTTCTTGTAAATCCACCGCGACAATTCGCGAAACCCCAGGTTCACTCATAGTTACACCGGTGAGTTGATCAGCCATTTCCATGGTAACTTTATTGTGAGTAATCACTAAAAATTGGACTTGCTGCGACATTTCTTTCACTAATTGACAAAAACGTCCCACGTTCACATCATCAAGGGGTGCATCCACTTCATCGAGTAAACAAAAAGGTGCTGGATTTAATTGGAACATGGCAAACACTAAGGCGACTGCCGTTAATGCTTTTTCTCCACCCGATAATAAATGAATGGTACTGTTACGTTTGCCGGGCGGTCTTGCCATTACCGTGATGCCGGCATCTAATAAATCTTCGCCGGTTAATTCTAGGGTCGCACTGCCGCCGCCAAACACTTTGGGAAATAAAGTTTGAAAATTACGATTCACGGTTTCAAAGGTGTCGCGTAATAAATGACGTGTTTCGCGATCAATTTTGCGAATAGCATTTTCTAAAGTTTCTAAGGCCGAGACTAAATCGGCATTTTGCGCATCGAGATAACGTTTGCGCTCTGTTTGCAATTCACATTCTTCGATGGCGGCTAAATTGATTGGACCTAAACGTTGAATACGACGTTCCAATTGTTCAATATGTTCTTGCCATTGTTGACGATCGGCCTCAGCGGGCATTTCTTGGATCAGAGTTTCCAGAGAATATCCGCTTTGGTCAATTTGTCCGCGGAAGGAATCACGTTGCACTACCATTGTTTGCCAACTCATGCGATATTTTTCTAAATCATTGCGCAACGTTTGCGTTTTTTCTTCGAAAAGATGGCGATCTTTAGAAATACTTCGCAAGGATTGTTCTAAGGTTTCCACACTATCGCGCGCTTGATGCAACGCCTGCTCGACGCTGACACGTTGAGTTAAATAATCTTGCAGCTCCTGAGTGAATGATTCACGCGGTTGATTATTATGCTGCAACTGATCTTGCAAATGAGTGTGCCGTTGCTGATGAGTGATGAGTTGTTTTTGCAAACGTTCACAACTTTGTTTAAGTGAGCTTATTTGGGTTTGCAATTGTTGATGCTTCATGGCTAATTCATGTTGGCGATCACGATAATCCTGCACGATTTCGCGCGCTTGATCTAACTTGGCTTTGGTATTATCGCGCTGTTGCAATAATTGTTCACGCCGTTCGCTATCGTGCTCGATAGCACTCAGCGCTTGTTCCCAACGTTGTCGTGCTTGATTGAGCATAAGCTCGTCGTCTTGATATTTAGCACGAATTTCATTGTGATCTTCTTTTAATTTTTGTAGGCGTTGCTGATATTGATTTAATTGTCTTTCTAAATTACGTTGATGATTTAACGTTTCGCCCATCGCCAGTTTTAGCGCCGTTAATTCTCTTTGCGCAGCTTCGCGCTGTGCTTCAAATTGTTCGACTTGATGACGTTGGTGACGAATATTATTTTCAGTAGTATCAATTTGCGTTTGTAATGCGGTAATTTTTTCGGCGAGCTGTTTTAATTCTTGTTCACGAATTAAAACTCCTCCCATTTCACCTTGAGCTTTTGGCATACGCAACCAATGTTTGCCAACCCAAATTCCATCACGAGTAATGATGGATTCTTCCAAGGTTAATTGCGAACGACGTTGCCAGGCTTCGCTGAAGGTATCGCTTAAATAAATCTGTTTTAACGCGTGGGGCAACACAAAATCGGCCGTGATTTTCGCTAATAAGGAATCCTGATTAACATTCGAAGCTTGTGCTTCGCCAGCATTTTTTTCCCATAATAAAATACCACAAGCAGCTAACTGCGATTCTTGTAATTGCAACTCATCGACACAAATTGCTTGCAAGTGTTCTTCTAAAATAGTTTCAACGGCTTTTTCCCAACCATTTTCTACTTTAATTAATTGCGCTAAACGAGGTTGTTGCGCGAGTCCGTGTTGTTCTAGCCATTGATTGCGGATAGTATCTTTAGCACCCAGTGCGGCTTGTTGCAGAGCTTGCAGCGACGTTTCTTCACCTTGTAATTGATGAAGTTCGCGACGCTCTTGGTCGAGCTGTTGGCTGAGGTGTTGTTGTAATTCACGAGCGTGTTGTAAGCTATCTTGAATTTCATTCACCGTTTCTTCCGCGCATTGATATTTTTCTTGCTGTTGAGCCAAGGTCTGAGCAGCAGCCGTTATTTCGT is from Legionellales bacterium and encodes:
- the ligA gene encoding NAD-dependent DNA ligase LigA; this translates as MQNKHEIERIQTLRNEINEHNYRYYVLDDPTITDSAYDRLMQELTALETQYPEFITPDSPTQRVGATPAKQFREISHQEPMLSLGNVFNDEELQAFAKRLGDRLKNQAAINYVCEPKLDGLAVSLIYENGKLIAGATRGDGYTGEEITQNLKTIRAIPLQLRGSHIPTRVEIRGEVFMTKRGFSELNQRARWREEKIFANPRNAAAGSLRQLDPNVTATRPLSIYCYSLGACENFPMPATQFLLLQQLKSWGLPVCPEINMAHSLTDCFKYYDYLLNKRDSLPYEIDGIVYKVDDIHLQKILGTVSRAPRWAIAYKFPAHEEITCVEDIEFQVGRTGVLTPVARLKPVFVGGATISNATLHNMDELHRKDVRIGDTVIVRRAGDVIPEVVSVILEKRPANSTILVLPSRCPVCASTIERIEGEAHARCTGGLLCRAQVVERIKHFASRKALNIDGLGDKLIEQLFDEKLIHSVVDLYHLNVFQLANLERMGEKSAHNIVQAIEKSKHTTLPKFIYALGIREVGEATALALANHFTELEPIMKANSELLQAVPDIGPIVAQHIVYFFQEKNNQHLIQALLTAGITWPKIEKLTASQPLKNKVFVLTGTLNTLDRNQAKEALQRLGANVTGSVSKKTDYVVVGENAGSKFVKAETLGITLLSEQELLTMLKTSS
- a CDS encoding cell division protein ZipA C-terminal FtsZ-binding domain-containing protein gives rise to the protein MLTRGVLIMVCIILIIVVAYLMMTYRRKMRQRETELNEAMFAEMMRIKHTTHDNPPSSASQQTSLLSDPTLAELGFGDVKPTLSADEFIQEEVIDVNPPKIRDTSLDHIIVLNLLPRDQQTFSGYDLLQTLLAQNLRFGAMNIFHLHEQPKGKGREIFSLAQSHEPGSFDLNRMGDLASRGLTAFFDLQKSPDPLNDFEIMLDKVINLAEELDAEITTFDHELLSDDQIMLYQQRIINFQREQLES
- the smc gene encoding chromosome segregation protein SMC; this encodes MRLKHIKLVGFKSFVDPTTVKLPSNLVGIVGPNGCGKSNIIDAVRWVMGEGSAKNLRGESMADVIFNGSTARQPVGQASIELCFDNHDGSLGGEYAKYSEIVIKRLVGRDGLSSYYLNGVRCRRRDILDVFMGTGLGPRSYAIIEQGTISRVIEARPEEMRIHLEEVAGISKYKERRRETEMRMRHTRENLERLTDIREELDKQLAHLQRQASSAEKFKLYKEEQRLYTAQYQTLEWQHLENSITTQERTIKEQENALEAEIANIRSLDAKNETERDLLLTKTDEFNEIQAQYYRLGAEIARLEQTIKTHQERDEQLTRDLQENQQQVSEITLQLQHDEHDVQTYSQQLDTITPELTSAQTALDQALEALSFAEEHRQEWQDQWDEFNTQAAQQTQQAEVEQTRIHHLEEQLQQANKRSQQLQNEINAIHCQQVENEITAAAQTLAQQQEKYQCAEETVNEIQDSLQHARELQQHLSQQLDQERRELHQLQGEETSLQALQQAALGAKDTIRNQWLEQHGLAQQPRLAQLIKVENGWEKAVETILEEHLQAICVDELQLQESQLAACGILLWEKNAGEAQASNVNQDSLLAKITADFVLPHALKQIYLSDTFSEAWQRRSQLTLEESIITRDGIWVGKHWLRMPKAQGEMGGVLIREQELKQLAEKITALQTQIDTTENNIRHQRHQVEQFEAQREAAQRELTALKLAMGETLNHQRNLERQLNQYQQRLQKLKEDHNEIRAKYQDDELMLNQARQRWEQALSAIEHDSERREQLLQQRDNTKAKLDQAREIVQDYRDRQHELAMKHQQLQTQISSLKQSCERLQKQLITHQQRHTHLQDQLQHNNQPRESFTQELQDYLTQRVSVEQALHQARDSVETLEQSLRSISKDRHLFEEKTQTLRNDLEKYRMSWQTMVVQRDSFRGQIDQSGYSLETLIQEMPAEADRQQWQEHIEQLERRIQRLGPINLAAIEECELQTERKRYLDAQNADLVSALETLENAIRKIDRETRHLLRDTFETVNRNFQTLFPKVFGGGSATLELTGEDLLDAGITVMARPPGKRNSTIHLLSGGEKALTAVALVFAMFQLNPAPFCLLDEVDAPLDDVNVGRFCQLVKEMSQQVQFLVITHNKVTMEMADQLTGVTMSEPGVSRIVAVDLQEAVSLANA